From a region of the Streptomyces caniferus genome:
- the rsmA gene encoding 16S rRNA (adenine(1518)-N(6)/adenine(1519)-N(6))-dimethyltransferase RsmA, with protein sequence MTKSTTDESGPLLGAADIRELAAALGVRPTKQRGQNFVIDANTVRRIVRTAEVRPDDVVVEIGPGLGSLTLGLLEAADRVVAVEIDEVLAAALPSTVAARMPDRADRFALVHSDAMHVTELPGPAPTALVANLPYNVAVPVLLHMLATFPTIDRTLVMVQSEVADRLAARPGNKVYGVPSVKANWYAEVKRAGAIGRNVFWPAPNVDSGLVSLVRRDKPIETTASRDEVFAVVDAAFAQRRKTLRAALSGWAGSAAAAEAALVAAGVSPQARGEALTVEEFARIAEHKGPGGAPGIRQSRGERASGGEPTSGGEQA encoded by the coding sequence ATGACCAAGAGCACCACCGACGAATCCGGCCCCCTGCTGGGCGCCGCCGACATCCGCGAGCTGGCCGCCGCGCTGGGCGTCCGTCCCACCAAGCAGCGCGGCCAGAACTTCGTCATCGACGCCAACACCGTCCGCCGGATCGTGCGGACCGCCGAGGTCCGGCCCGACGATGTCGTCGTCGAGATCGGTCCGGGCCTCGGCTCGCTGACCCTGGGGCTGCTGGAGGCCGCCGACCGGGTCGTCGCCGTCGAGATCGACGAGGTGCTGGCGGCCGCGCTGCCGTCCACCGTCGCCGCCCGCATGCCGGACCGGGCCGACCGCTTCGCGCTGGTGCACAGCGACGCCATGCACGTCACCGAGCTGCCCGGCCCGGCGCCCACCGCGCTGGTCGCCAACCTCCCCTACAACGTCGCCGTGCCGGTGCTGCTGCACATGCTCGCGACCTTCCCCACCATCGACCGCACCCTGGTCATGGTGCAGTCCGAGGTCGCCGACCGGCTGGCCGCCCGCCCCGGCAACAAGGTCTACGGCGTGCCGTCGGTGAAGGCCAACTGGTACGCCGAGGTCAAGCGGGCCGGCGCCATCGGCCGCAACGTCTTCTGGCCCGCGCCCAACGTCGACTCCGGTCTGGTCTCCCTGGTCCGCCGCGACAAGCCCATCGAGACGACGGCGAGCCGCGACGAGGTCTTCGCGGTCGTCGACGCGGCCTTCGCCCAGCGCCGCAAGACGCTGCGGGCCGCGCTGTCCGGCTGGGCCGGGTCGGCCGCCGCCGCGGAGGCCGCGCTGGTCGCCGCGGGTGTCTCGCCGCAGGCCCGCGGCGAGGCACTGACCGTCGAGGAGTTCGCGCGGATCGCCGAGCACAAGGGACCGGGCGGGGCGCCGGGCATCCGGCAGTCCCGGGGAGAGCGCGCCTCGGGGGGAGAGCCGACATCAGGGGGAGAGCAGGCATGA
- a CDS encoding aminoglycoside phosphotransferase, translating into MATTRIGLDRLPTAARAAVEQHTGPLLTVAEATEGFNSEIASRVTSATGTWHIKGLRTDHPRAWAQRREAAIAPFLTGVAPALRWRVETAGWDLLGFDALEGHHADFTPGSPDLQEVAALLCRLAGTPRPDIELRHAEQRLERYAAHPDDLRFFAGDRLLHTDLNNTNVLVDDRAPQGVRARLVDWAWATRGAAWLDAGYWVIWLIASGHTPASAERRAAETPAWHTAPAEGITAFAAANRNVWDEISTADPDAWTLRLAAAAATWHDHREAA; encoded by the coding sequence ATGGCGACCACCCGCATCGGCCTCGACCGGCTGCCCACTGCTGCCCGTGCCGCCGTCGAGCAGCACACCGGCCCCCTGCTCACGGTCGCGGAGGCCACCGAGGGCTTCAACAGCGAGATCGCCTCCCGCGTCACCTCCGCTACCGGGACCTGGCACATCAAGGGCCTGCGCACCGACCACCCTCGAGCCTGGGCCCAGCGCCGGGAGGCAGCCATCGCCCCCTTTCTCACCGGGGTCGCTCCCGCGCTCCGCTGGCGCGTCGAGACCGCCGGATGGGACCTCCTCGGCTTCGACGCCCTGGAAGGCCATCACGCCGATTTCACGCCCGGCTCCCCCGACCTACAGGAAGTCGCCGCACTCCTGTGCCGTCTCGCCGGAACCCCCCGCCCGGACATCGAGCTGCGGCACGCCGAACAACGCCTGGAGCGCTACGCAGCCCACCCCGACGACCTCCGCTTCTTCGCCGGAGACCGCCTCCTGCACACCGACCTGAACAACACCAACGTGCTGGTCGACGACCGTGCCCCACAAGGAGTTCGGGCCCGCCTCGTCGACTGGGCCTGGGCCACCCGGGGAGCCGCCTGGCTCGACGCCGGCTACTGGGTCATCTGGCTCATCGCCTCCGGCCACACCCCCGCCTCGGCGGAACGCCGGGCCGCAGAGACGCCCGCCTGGCACACCGCACCGGCCGAGGGCATCACCGCATTCGCCGCCGCCAACCGCAACGTCTGGGACGAGATCAGCACCGCCGACCCCGACGCATGGACCCTGCGCCTGGCGGCTGCCGCGGCCACCTGGCACGACCACCGCGAAGCCGCCTGA
- a CDS encoding putative T7SS-secreted protein has translation MNWLGDVANKVGEGASQFTDAVERGAGEAVEFGADKVGDALDTVGADGAADTVRSGGDKLAGALGAHVDERQLGETQDPKELIHGDVEKINESASHLKDFSAAFDRVADGMRKLGSHKGWGGKAADAFREKFDMHPKQWMHAADACGDASKALKSYAETVSWAQGKAADAIEKYQKAEEATRKANEAYGTKLKFYLGDVEAWNDIAKSGADPGPAPQKPDEYVDPGDEGREAAQGMLKEARSQRNEAAEKARSAIKTALAHAPDKPAFTDLAGAALKDGSKAFVLEHMHLAGGALKAGAETLKLARMVNPTDPYNITHPWKFLGNAGTTLLGLAQAPLHPITTAKGMLGSGWGSDPADAYGAFLLNLVGGKGAGGLAKGAAKAAAKDAAKGAARAAVKDGGKRTVMDRLRGLWSKNKCGDPIDTATGRMVLPQTDAALPGSLPLSFTRTFESSYRTGRWFGPTWMSTVDQRLEIDAEGVILIGEEGDFHLYPHPAVGVPTRPIEGDGAPLELTPDGDYVLTDSVSGLRRYFTSYTDGLAVLDEISDRHGNHHTFDYTEDGTPTAITHSAGYRLLLTTDEGRITTLHLAGAALDGSDQLLVTYGYDEHGNLTTVTNSSSLPLRFTYDDIGRITTWTDTNNSSYHYVYDDQDRCTSQGGLAGHLRGEFTWGEPDPVTGLRTNLHRNSLGEVTAYQVNDRHQIVATTDPTGATTRTVRDAAHRVLSTTDPLGRTTTIDYDDAGRPVTVTLPDGSTSSTTYNALGLPLTVTGPDGTTWTHTYDAAGNRTSSTDPLGATTTYTHDGRGNLASLTDALGNTTRLYCDKAGLPLSTTDPLGAVTHYRRDAFGRTTSVTDPLGETTHMVWTVEGKLAARIDASGATEQWTYDGEGNRLTHTDAVGQTTRFEYSHFDLLTARTDPDGVRHEFTHDTELRLTQVTNPQGLTWNYAYDAAGHLISETDFDDRVLAYAHDPAGQLLTRTNALGEVTSYSHDTLGRITEKNAAGLVTTYAHDAAGNLHQAANPDATVIYTRDILGRVTAESVNGRTMTFTYDALGRRTSRTTPTGHTTTYTYDAAGNRTAMDIAGHVLTFDHDAAGQELTRTIGDRLQLAHTWDPTGRLTAQSLTTAATGTLQSPGTAAAEVQNVLHRAYTYRPDGNLTAVDDSHTGRRTFDLDRAGRVTAVHATDWTETYAYDEAGNQTQATWPDRHANSSARGDRSYTGTNITRAGRIRYEHDALGRVTLRQKTRDSRKPDTWRFSWSTEDRLTTAITPDGTNWRYLYDPFGRRIAKQRLATDASTVVDQTFFAWDGTTLTEQTARSRDAADDVTLTWDYQGLIPLTQCERKTTQLDGVSQHIVDQRFFAIVTDLVGRPTDLVSRTGEVAWKAMATLWGTTTWRNNSTAYTPLRFPGQYFDPETQLHDNHHRHYAPEAARYLSGDPLGLTPAPNPTTYVGNANTQCDPFGLFSCKKGRNGAGEGDATGSKSKEEFHHFDTFHEARAHARERAGLGDDAIPFVQEIGPERGNVTGMQSPDGSRGWRIDYDSRDTKKAFHVNWWVKEGLKRSDSWSYGANVIRGGDLQAYRDTLRHFPLR, from the coding sequence ATGAACTGGCTGGGGGATGTCGCCAACAAGGTCGGCGAGGGCGCGAGCCAGTTCACCGACGCTGTGGAACGCGGTGCTGGTGAGGCCGTGGAGTTCGGGGCTGACAAGGTCGGGGACGCCCTGGACACGGTCGGGGCGGACGGCGCGGCCGATACCGTCCGCTCGGGCGGAGACAAGCTCGCCGGCGCGCTGGGCGCCCACGTCGACGAGCGTCAGCTCGGGGAGACCCAGGACCCCAAGGAACTCATCCACGGCGACGTCGAGAAGATCAACGAGAGCGCGTCGCATCTGAAGGACTTCTCGGCGGCCTTCGACCGGGTGGCCGACGGCATGCGCAAGCTGGGCTCGCACAAAGGCTGGGGCGGCAAGGCCGCCGACGCCTTCCGGGAGAAGTTCGACATGCATCCCAAGCAGTGGATGCATGCGGCCGATGCCTGCGGCGACGCCTCGAAGGCGCTGAAGTCGTACGCGGAGACGGTCTCCTGGGCGCAGGGCAAAGCCGCCGACGCGATCGAGAAGTACCAGAAGGCAGAGGAGGCGACGCGGAAGGCCAACGAGGCCTATGGGACGAAGTTGAAGTTCTACCTCGGGGACGTCGAGGCATGGAACGACATCGCAAAGAGTGGTGCGGACCCGGGGCCGGCGCCGCAGAAGCCCGATGAGTACGTCGATCCGGGCGACGAAGGCCGCGAGGCCGCGCAGGGGATGCTCAAGGAGGCCCGAAGCCAACGCAACGAGGCCGCCGAAAAGGCCCGCAGCGCCATCAAGACAGCTTTGGCCCATGCACCGGACAAGCCTGCGTTCACCGACCTGGCCGGGGCTGCCCTGAAGGACGGCAGCAAGGCGTTCGTCCTGGAGCACATGCACCTGGCCGGCGGCGCGCTGAAGGCCGGCGCCGAGACGTTGAAGCTCGCCCGCATGGTCAATCCGACGGACCCCTACAACATCACCCACCCCTGGAAGTTCCTGGGCAACGCCGGCACCACGCTCCTGGGCCTGGCCCAGGCTCCCCTCCACCCGATCACCACCGCCAAGGGCATGCTCGGATCGGGCTGGGGCAGCGACCCGGCTGACGCGTACGGCGCCTTCCTGCTGAACCTCGTCGGAGGCAAGGGGGCGGGCGGGCTGGCCAAGGGGGCGGCGAAGGCGGCCGCCAAGGACGCCGCCAAGGGCGCGGCCCGAGCCGCCGTCAAGGATGGCGGGAAGCGCACCGTCATGGACCGGCTGCGCGGCCTGTGGTCCAAGAACAAGTGCGGTGACCCTATCGACACCGCCACTGGGCGCATGGTCCTCCCGCAGACGGACGCCGCCCTCCCCGGCAGCCTTCCGCTCTCCTTCACCCGCACCTTCGAGTCGTCCTACCGCACCGGCCGCTGGTTCGGCCCGACTTGGATGTCCACGGTCGACCAGCGCCTCGAGATCGACGCCGAAGGCGTCATCCTCATCGGTGAAGAGGGCGACTTCCACCTTTACCCCCACCCCGCCGTCGGCGTCCCCACCCGCCCGATCGAGGGTGACGGTGCCCCACTGGAGCTCACCCCCGACGGCGACTACGTCCTGACGGACTCCGTCAGCGGTCTCCGCCGCTACTTCACCAGCTACACCGACGGCCTCGCCGTCCTGGACGAGATATCCGACCGGCACGGCAATCATCACACCTTCGACTACACCGAAGACGGCACACCGACCGCGATCACCCACAGCGCCGGCTACCGCCTCCTCCTCACCACCGACGAGGGACGCATCACCACCCTCCACCTCGCCGGTGCCGCCCTGGACGGAAGCGACCAACTCCTCGTCACCTACGGCTACGACGAGCACGGCAACCTGACCACCGTCACCAACTCCTCCAGCCTGCCGCTCCGCTTCACCTACGACGACATCGGCCGCATCACGACCTGGACCGACACCAACAACAGCAGCTACCACTACGTCTACGACGACCAGGACCGTTGCACCTCACAGGGCGGCCTCGCGGGCCACCTGCGCGGCGAGTTCACCTGGGGTGAGCCGGACCCGGTGACCGGCCTGCGCACCAACCTCCACCGCAATTCCCTGGGCGAGGTCACCGCCTATCAGGTCAACGACCGCCACCAGATCGTCGCCACCACCGATCCGACGGGCGCCACCACCCGCACCGTCCGGGACGCCGCCCACCGCGTCCTATCCACCACGGACCCCCTGGGCCGCACCACCACCATCGACTACGACGACGCCGGCCGCCCGGTCACCGTCACCCTTCCCGACGGGTCCACGTCCAGCACCACGTACAACGCTCTCGGTCTGCCCCTGACCGTCACCGGTCCGGACGGCACCACCTGGACCCACACCTACGACGCCGCCGGCAACCGCACGTCATCGACGGACCCGCTGGGCGCGACCACCACCTACACCCACGACGGCCGCGGCAATCTCGCCTCCCTCACCGACGCCCTCGGCAACACCACCCGCCTCTACTGCGACAAAGCGGGCCTCCCCCTCTCGACCACCGACCCGCTCGGTGCGGTCACCCACTACCGCCGCGACGCCTTCGGCCGCACCACTTCCGTCACCGACCCGCTGGGCGAGACGACACACATGGTGTGGACGGTGGAGGGGAAGCTCGCCGCGCGCATCGATGCCTCCGGTGCCACAGAACAGTGGACGTATGACGGCGAAGGCAACCGCCTCACCCACACCGACGCCGTCGGCCAGACCACCCGCTTCGAGTACAGCCACTTCGACCTGCTCACGGCCCGCACCGACCCCGACGGCGTCCGCCACGAGTTCACCCACGACACCGAACTCCGCCTCACCCAGGTCACCAACCCCCAGGGCCTGACCTGGAACTACGCCTACGACGCCGCCGGCCACCTGATATCCGAGACGGACTTCGACGACCGCGTGCTGGCCTACGCCCACGACCCGGCGGGCCAACTGCTGACCCGCACCAACGCCCTCGGCGAGGTCACCAGCTACAGCCACGACACCCTCGGCCGCATCACCGAGAAGAACGCCGCGGGCCTGGTCACCACCTACGCCCACGACGCCGCCGGCAACCTCCACCAAGCGGCCAACCCCGACGCGACGGTCATCTACACCCGCGACATCCTCGGCCGCGTCACCGCCGAGTCCGTCAACGGCCGCACCATGACGTTCACCTACGACGCCCTGGGCCGCCGCACCTCCCGCACCACCCCCACCGGCCACACCACCACCTACACCTACGACGCCGCCGGCAACCGCACGGCCATGGACATCGCCGGCCACGTCCTCACCTTCGACCACGACGCCGCAGGCCAGGAACTCACCCGCACCATCGGCGACCGTCTCCAGCTCGCCCACACCTGGGACCCCACCGGCCGCCTCACTGCCCAGTCCCTCACCACAGCAGCCACGGGCACGCTCCAGTCCCCAGGCACCGCCGCCGCGGAGGTCCAAAACGTCCTCCACCGCGCCTACACCTACCGCCCAGACGGCAACCTCACCGCGGTCGACGATTCCCACACCGGCCGCCGCACCTTCGACCTCGACCGCGCCGGCCGCGTCACCGCCGTCCACGCCACCGACTGGACCGAGACCTACGCCTATGACGAGGCCGGGAATCAAACGCAGGCCACCTGGCCAGACCGCCACGCCAACTCGTCAGCTCGAGGCGACCGCAGCTACACCGGTACCAACATCACCCGCGCCGGCCGCATCCGCTACGAACACGACGCCCTCGGCCGAGTCACCCTCCGCCAAAAAACCCGTGACTCCCGCAAGCCGGATACCTGGCGCTTCTCCTGGAGCACCGAAGACCGTCTCACCACCGCCATCACCCCTGACGGCACCAACTGGCGTTACCTCTACGATCCGTTCGGCCGACGCATAGCGAAACAACGCCTCGCGACCGACGCATCGACAGTGGTAGACCAAACATTCTTCGCCTGGGACGGAACAACGCTCACCGAACAGACCGCCCGATCGCGCGACGCTGCCGATGACGTCACCCTCACTTGGGATTATCAAGGCCTAATTCCTCTTACTCAATGTGAACGCAAGACCACGCAGCTTGACGGCGTTTCACAGCATATTGTTGATCAGCGATTTTTCGCAATCGTCACAGACCTAGTTGGCAGGCCCACTGACCTCGTCTCGAGGACTGGCGAGGTGGCTTGGAAGGCTATGGCGACTCTCTGGGGAACCACCACCTGGAGGAACAACTCCACGGCGTATACACCACTAAGGTTTCCGGGACAGTATTTCGATCCAGAAACTCAACTCCACGATAATCACCACCGCCACTACGCTCCTGAGGCGGCTCGATATCTATCAGGTGACCCACTCGGACTCACCCCTGCCCCCAATCCCACAACCTATGTCGGAAATGCCAATACTCAGTGCGACCCCTTTGGTCTTTTCTCGTGCAAGAAGGGCCGAAACGGAGCAGGCGAAGGAGATGCCACAGGGAGCAAATCGAAGGAAGAATTCCATCACTTTGACACCTTCCACGAGGCAAGGGCACACGCCCGAGAGCGCGCAGGGTTGGGCGATGACGCAATTCCATTCGTGCAGGAAATCGGCCCCGAGCGCGGCAATGTAACTGGAATGCAGAGCCCCGACGGATCACGCGGCTGGCGCATTGATTACGATTCTCGGGACACCAAGAAGGCATTTCACGTAAACTGGTGGGTAAAAGAGGGTCTTAAGAGAAGCGATTCATGGAGTTACGGCGCGAACGTAATCAGGGGAGGAGACCTCCAAGCCTACCGAGATACACTAAGGCACTTCCCACTAAGGTAA
- a CDS encoding 4-(cytidine 5'-diphospho)-2-C-methyl-D-erythritol kinase — MTTTTSITVRVPAKVNVQLAVGAARPDGFHDLANVFLAVGLYDEVAATPAESLRITAEGHDVDQIPLDRTNLAARAAELLAARHGIEPHVHLHITKDIPVAGGMAGGSADAAGALLACDALWSTGASREELLDICAELGSDVPFSLVGGAALGRGRGELLTPLPVGGTFHWVFAVADGGLSTPAVYGEFDRLTAGTDVPEPEAAPELLAALESGDATALAAALTNDLQPAALSLRPSLSATLAAGTAAGALAALVSGSGPTTAFLVKDAQAAEEVATALLASGTCRQLRVADSPAVGAAVL; from the coding sequence ATGACGACCACCACCTCGATCACCGTCCGGGTACCGGCGAAGGTCAACGTCCAGCTGGCCGTCGGCGCCGCCCGCCCGGACGGCTTCCACGACCTGGCGAACGTCTTCCTCGCCGTCGGCCTCTACGACGAGGTCGCCGCGACCCCCGCCGAGTCCCTGCGGATCACCGCCGAGGGCCACGACGTCGACCAGATCCCCCTGGACCGGACGAACCTGGCCGCCCGCGCCGCCGAACTCCTCGCCGCCCGCCACGGCATCGAGCCGCACGTCCACCTCCACATCACCAAGGACATCCCCGTCGCCGGCGGCATGGCGGGCGGCAGCGCGGACGCGGCCGGCGCCCTGCTGGCCTGCGACGCGCTCTGGTCGACCGGCGCCTCGCGCGAGGAACTCCTCGACATCTGCGCCGAGTTGGGCAGCGATGTGCCGTTCAGCCTGGTGGGTGGCGCGGCCCTGGGCCGCGGCCGCGGCGAACTCCTGACCCCCCTCCCCGTCGGCGGCACCTTCCACTGGGTCTTCGCGGTCGCCGACGGCGGGCTGTCCACCCCGGCCGTCTACGGCGAGTTCGACCGGCTGACGGCCGGGACGGACGTGCCGGAGCCGGAGGCGGCCCCTGAACTGCTGGCCGCCCTGGAGTCCGGCGACGCCACCGCGCTCGCCGCGGCCCTGACCAACGACCTCCAGCCCGCGGCGCTCTCCCTGCGACCGTCGTTGAGTGCAACGCTGGCGGCGGGCACGGCGGCCGGGGCGCTGGCCGCGCTGGTCTCCGGCTCGGGGCCGACCACCGCCTTCCTGGTCAAGGACGCACAGGCGGCAGAGGAGGTCGCGACCGCGCTGCTGGCGTCGGGGACCTGCCGTCAGCTACGGGTGGCGGATTCGCCGGCGGTGGGGGCTGCGGTTCTTTAG
- a CDS encoding alpha/beta hydrolase gives MAPEMGMAGTAVETERGLVYGPSGKRLDVHRPAGATGAMPTVLLWHGIGPDERDILEPLARATAALGVLVLVPDWRSDAPDGGRSHLLESLAFAREEAGGLGGDGESLVLAGWSAGAGAALGVALRPEIADGRRPSAVVGLAGRYDLPARTTGTAPLDDLAAGKEPGVPVQLVHGTHDAVLDSQWSRDLAAALRAAGRPVALHEPETDHAGVIMTAYDPAANRCVPTTDEHAVRAGRMVAGVLAEAAGAGSVA, from the coding sequence ATGGCACCGGAGATGGGCATGGCGGGCACGGCAGTGGAGACGGAACGCGGGCTGGTCTACGGCCCGAGCGGGAAGCGGCTGGATGTCCATCGTCCGGCCGGGGCGACGGGCGCGATGCCCACCGTGCTGCTCTGGCACGGCATCGGGCCCGATGAGCGCGACATCCTGGAGCCGCTGGCACGGGCGACGGCGGCCCTCGGGGTGCTGGTGCTCGTACCGGACTGGCGCTCGGACGCCCCGGACGGCGGCCGGTCGCATCTGCTGGAGTCCCTGGCCTTCGCCCGCGAGGAAGCGGGCGGGCTGGGCGGCGACGGGGAGTCGTTGGTGCTGGCCGGGTGGTCGGCGGGGGCCGGGGCCGCGCTCGGGGTCGCGCTGCGGCCCGAGATCGCGGACGGCCGGCGGCCCTCGGCGGTGGTGGGCCTGGCGGGACGCTACGACCTGCCGGCGCGCACGACCGGCACCGCGCCGCTCGACGATCTCGCCGCGGGCAAGGAGCCGGGGGTACCGGTCCAACTGGTGCACGGCACGCACGATGCTGTCCTGGACTCCCAGTGGTCGCGCGATCTCGCCGCCGCGCTGCGCGCCGCGGGCCGGCCGGTGGCCCTCCATGAACCGGAGACAGACCACGCGGGCGTGATCATGACGGCGTACGACCCCGCGGCGAACCGCTGCGTACCGACGACCGACGAGCACGCCGTGCGGGCGGGGCGGATGGTGGCCGGTGTCCTGGCCGAGGCCGCCGGTGCCGGGAGTGTGGCGTAA
- a CDS encoding ABC-F family ATP-binding cassette domain-containing protein → MATNLVNLEAVGKVYGTRALLDGVSLGVNEGDRIGVVGRNGDGKTTLIRILAKLEDADNGRVTHNGGLRLGVLTQHDSLDPAATIRHEVIGDLADHEWAGNAKIRDVLTGLFGDLHLPGFTQGLDTVIGPLSGGERRRIALAKLLIAEQDLIVLDEPTNHLDVEGISWLAGHLRARRSALVVVTHDRWFLDQVCTRMWDVQRGDVHEYEGGYSDYVFARAERERIAATEEVKRQNLMRKELAWLRRGAPARTSKPRFRIEAANELIADVPPPRDNAELMKFASSRLGKTVFELEDVSVQAGPKVLLKHLTWQLGPGDRIGLVGVNGAGKTSLLRALAEAARTQGDAQPAGGKIVVGKTVKLAYLSQEVGELPPTLRVLEAVQQVRERVDLGKGREMTAGQLCEKFGFTKEKQWTPVGDLSGGERRRLQILRLLMDEPNVLFLDEPTNDLDIETLTQLEDVLDSWPGSLIVISHDRYFIERTTDRVHALLGDATLRMLPRGLDEYLERRQKVIDAATPAPAQQTAAAPKKAAAVNRAAQKELQKIERQLDKIGDKETKLHAQIAENATDFEKVAGLDAQLRELSAEKDELEMRWLELAEEA, encoded by the coding sequence ATGGCCACGAACCTCGTCAATCTGGAAGCCGTCGGCAAGGTCTACGGAACCCGTGCCCTGCTCGACGGTGTCTCGCTCGGCGTCAACGAGGGGGACCGGATCGGCGTCGTCGGGCGCAATGGGGACGGCAAGACCACCCTGATCCGGATCCTCGCCAAGCTGGAGGACGCGGACAACGGCCGGGTGACCCACAACGGTGGCCTGCGCCTCGGAGTCCTCACCCAGCACGACTCCCTCGACCCGGCCGCCACCATCCGCCACGAGGTCATCGGCGACCTCGCCGACCACGAGTGGGCGGGCAACGCCAAGATCCGCGACGTGCTGACCGGCCTCTTCGGCGATCTGCACCTGCCGGGCTTCACCCAGGGCCTGGACACCGTCATCGGCCCGCTGTCCGGCGGCGAGCGCCGCCGTATCGCGCTGGCCAAGCTGCTGATCGCCGAACAGGACCTGATCGTCCTCGACGAGCCCACCAACCACCTCGACGTCGAGGGCATCTCCTGGCTGGCCGGGCACCTCCGCGCCCGCCGCTCCGCGCTGGTGGTCGTCACCCACGACCGGTGGTTCCTCGACCAGGTCTGTACGCGGATGTGGGACGTCCAGCGCGGCGACGTCCACGAGTACGAGGGCGGCTACAGCGACTACGTCTTCGCCCGGGCCGAGCGGGAGCGGATCGCCGCCACCGAAGAGGTCAAGCGGCAGAACCTGATGCGCAAGGAGCTGGCGTGGCTGCGGCGCGGCGCCCCGGCCCGTACGAGCAAGCCCCGCTTCCGCATCGAGGCCGCCAACGAGCTGATCGCGGACGTCCCGCCGCCCCGCGACAACGCCGAGCTGATGAAGTTCGCCAGCTCCCGCCTCGGCAAGACCGTCTTCGAGCTGGAGGACGTCAGCGTCCAGGCCGGGCCGAAGGTCCTCCTCAAGCACCTGACCTGGCAGCTGGGCCCGGGCGACCGGATCGGCCTGGTAGGCGTCAACGGCGCCGGCAAGACCTCGCTGCTGCGGGCGCTGGCCGAGGCGGCCCGGACGCAGGGCGACGCGCAGCCGGCCGGCGGCAAGATCGTCGTCGGCAAGACCGTCAAGCTGGCCTACCTCTCCCAGGAGGTCGGCGAACTCCCCCCGACGCTGCGGGTGCTGGAGGCCGTCCAGCAGGTGCGCGAGCGGGTCGACCTGGGCAAGGGCCGCGAGATGACCGCCGGCCAGCTCTGCGAGAAGTTCGGCTTCACCAAGGAGAAGCAGTGGACCCCGGTCGGCGACTTGTCCGGCGGTGAACGCCGCCGCCTCCAGATCCTGCGCCTCCTGATGGACGAGCCCAACGTCCTCTTCCTCGACGAGCCCACCAACGACCTCGACATCGAGACGCTGACCCAGCTGGAGGACGTCCTCGACAGCTGGCCCGGCTCCCTCATCGTCATCAGCCACGACCGCTACTTCATCGAGCGCACCACCGACCGCGTCCACGCCCTCCTAGGCGACGCGACACTCCGGATGCTGCCCCGCGGCCTGGACGAGTACCTGGAACGCCGCCAGAAGGTCATCGACGCCGCCACCCCGGCCCCCGCCCAGCAGACCGCGGCGGCCCCCAAGAAGGCAGCCGCAGTCAACCGCGCCGCCCAGAAGGAACTCCAGAAGATCGAGCGCCAGTTGGACAAAATCGGCGACAAGGAGACCAAGCTCCACGCCCAGATCGCCGAAAACGCGACGGACTTCGAGAAGGTCGCGGGCCTCGATGCCCAACTCCGCGAATTGAGCGCGGAGAAGGACGAGCTGGAGATGCGGTGGCTGGAGTTGGCGGAGGAGGCGTAG